Proteins encoded within one genomic window of Thermoplasmata archaeon:
- a CDS encoding NAD(P) transhydrogenase subunit alpha — translation MAADLWTALFIAILAAFTGYEVIGRVPVLLHTPLMSGSNFIHGIVLVGAIVALGIASTPLEQAIGLVAVIMGAMNVTGGYVVTERILAMFDRSKRKGGPP, via the coding sequence GTGGCCGCGGACCTCTGGACGGCGCTGTTCATCGCGATCCTCGCGGCGTTCACGGGCTACGAGGTGATCGGCCGCGTGCCGGTCCTGCTCCACACGCCGCTGATGAGCGGCTCGAACTTCATCCACGGCATCGTGCTGGTCGGCGCGATCGTCGCGCTCGGCATCGCGAGCACCCCGCTCGAGCAGGCGATCGGCCTGGTCGCCGTGATCATGGGCGCGATGAACGTCACGGGCGGCTACGTCGTCACCGAGCGGATCCTGGCGATGTTCGACCGCTCCAAGCGCAAGGGAGGCCCCCCATGA
- a CDS encoding NAD(P)(+) transhydrogenase (Re/Si-specific) subunit beta, producing the protein MSPGVADLVDAVYVVAIVVFILGLKAMSSPETARRGIVFAGIAMLIAVAVTFLTPNLSNFALIALGIFVGGGLGFYWARVVKMTAMPQMVAIFNGMGGGAAGAIAAVELLSGLAAPATAALSVAGAVIGSISIAGSLVAFSKLQGWLRSRPIVFPAQQPVNLGVLVVGLAFGVLAVVRLETLWLLPFFLLLLAFGVLMALPIGGADMPVVISLFNALTGVAVALDGFALVNGPLGDAGYAMVIAGTLVGAAGSLLTILMARAMNRSVGNVLFGAFGATEETGATVQGQLKPIEAGDAATLMAYASEVVIAPGYGMAVAQAQQKVKELADLLEARGVRVRFAIHPVAGRMPGHMNVLLAEAGISYDKLFDRDEINDEFPNADVVLVIGANDVVNPAAHRPGSALQGMPILDVERAKNVIVIKRGQGKGFAGIENDLFYRDNCRMLYGDAATEVGQLVAALKKA; encoded by the coding sequence ATGAGCCCCGGGGTGGCGGACCTCGTGGACGCGGTGTACGTCGTCGCGATCGTCGTCTTCATCCTCGGATTGAAGGCGATGAGCTCGCCCGAGACCGCGCGGCGGGGGATCGTCTTCGCCGGGATCGCGATGCTGATCGCGGTCGCCGTCACATTCCTGACCCCGAACCTCTCGAATTTCGCGCTGATCGCGCTCGGGATCTTCGTCGGCGGCGGCCTGGGCTTCTACTGGGCCCGCGTGGTCAAGATGACCGCGATGCCGCAGATGGTCGCGATCTTCAACGGGATGGGCGGCGGGGCGGCGGGCGCGATCGCCGCCGTCGAGCTGTTGTCGGGCCTCGCCGCGCCGGCGACCGCGGCCCTCAGCGTCGCCGGCGCGGTCATCGGGTCGATCTCGATCGCCGGCAGCCTCGTCGCGTTCTCCAAGCTCCAGGGATGGCTGCGCTCGCGGCCGATCGTCTTCCCCGCGCAGCAGCCCGTGAACCTCGGCGTGCTCGTCGTCGGGCTCGCCTTCGGCGTGCTCGCCGTGGTCCGGCTCGAGACGCTCTGGCTGCTGCCGTTCTTCCTCCTGCTGCTCGCCTTCGGCGTGCTGATGGCGCTGCCCATCGGGGGGGCCGACATGCCGGTGGTCATCAGCCTGTTCAACGCGCTCACCGGCGTCGCGGTGGCGCTCGACGGCTTCGCCCTCGTGAACGGGCCCCTCGGGGACGCGGGCTACGCGATGGTGATCGCGGGCACGCTGGTCGGGGCGGCGGGCTCGCTGCTCACGATCCTGATGGCGCGCGCGATGAACCGCTCGGTGGGCAACGTCCTCTTCGGCGCCTTCGGCGCGACCGAGGAGACCGGCGCCACGGTCCAGGGTCAGCTCAAGCCGATCGAGGCGGGGGACGCCGCGACCCTGATGGCCTACGCGAGCGAGGTCGTGATCGCGCCCGGCTACGGGATGGCGGTCGCGCAGGCCCAGCAGAAGGTGAAGGAGCTCGCCGACCTGCTCGAGGCCCGGGGCGTGCGAGTGAGGTTCGCGATCCACCCGGTCGCCGGCCGCATGCCCGGCCACATGAACGTGCTGCTCGCCGAGGCCGGGATCAGCTACGACAAGCTCTTCGACCGCGACGAGATCAATGACGAGTTCCCCAACGCCGACGTCGTGCTCGTGATCGGCGCGAACGACGTCGTGAACCCCGCCGCCCACCGGCCGGGGAGCGCGCTGCAGGGCATGCCGATCCTCGACGTCGAGCGCGCGAAGAACGTGATCGTGATCAAGCGCGGCCAGGGCAAGGGCTTCGCGGGCATCGAGAACGATCTGTTCTACCGCGACAACTGCCGCATGCTCTACGGCGACGCGGCGACCGAGGTCGGCCAGCTGGTGGCGGCGCTCAAGAAGGCGTGA